One window of bacterium genomic DNA carries:
- a CDS encoding PilZ domain-containing protein — MRRYDFIENRRFKRLDLSLPIKIRHILNGGRENVQDGITINVSYGGVYVVDIKIEEMKPGDRLNISLAVPRDETRDFPFSRFVGKAKVVRVENDGIALEFNEDMHRLFVVNN; from the coding sequence TTGAGAAGGTATGATTTTATAGAGAATAGAAGGTTTAAGAGATTAGACTTATCTCTCCCGATAAAAATTAGGCATATTTTAAATGGCGGTAGAGAAAATGTGCAAGATGGGATTACAATTAACGTAAGTTATGGTGGAGTCTATGTAGTAGATATAAAGATAGAGGAGATGAAACCAGGAGATAGATTAAATATATCTCTAGCAGTGCCGAGAGATGAGACAAGGGATTTTCCGTTTTCTCGGTTTGTAGGGAAAGCTAAAGTAGTAAGAGTTGAAAACGATGGTATTGCACTTGAGTTCAATGAAGATATGCATCGACTTTTTGTTGTCAATAATTGA